A genomic window from Silene latifolia isolate original U9 population chromosome 11, ASM4854445v1, whole genome shotgun sequence includes:
- the LOC141613537 gene encoding uncharacterized protein LOC141613537 has protein sequence MDVSKTFSSYDLVHNNDCHYNGRIWVLWKPNVISLRLFHKSDQHIHCSLLHIASHKCIEVTFIYAFNVRLDRRELWDQLQSISSQVFLPWLLVDHPATGCHFTWNNKQGDGVRWAKQDRILASPQWLTNIHSTAAFLNAGKLKKLRGYLWSIHTSSFTNLSDRVAYCKQALHQCQDKLSSSPMDPTLIDMENTLLQDYLMVKLADRRVRNSIGSIQDENGKLCTETKEVRVQEILDALKSIDRNKSPGINGYSSGIFLYAWNLVGHDFKAAVFEFFQTCTMPKAANLTLLKQVLDSIIGPAQAAFVANRDTFYNTILAHELVSKWLCISHSQMLVKG, from the exons ATGGATGTTAGTAAGACTTTCTCTAGTTATGATCTAGTTCATAACAATGATTGTCATTATAATGGACGGATATGGGTCCTTTGGAAACCTAATGTTATCTCTCTTAGATTATTCCACAAATCAGATCAGCATATTCATTGTTCCTTACTTCATATTGCTTCTCACAAGTGCATAGAAGTGACCTTTATTTATGCATTTAATGTAAGATTGGATAGAAGGGAGCTCTGGGACCAGCTTCAGAGTATATCTTCTCAGGTGTTCCTGCCTTGGCT TCTAGTGGATCATCCAGCAACTGGTTGTCACTTTACTTGGAACAACAAGCAGGGTGATGGCGTTAGATGGGCTAAGCAGGATAGGATCTTGGCCTCCCCACAGTGGCTGACCAATATTCATTCTACTGCTGCTTTTCTGAATGCTGGG AAACTTAAAAAGCTCAGAGGTTATTTATGGAGCATTCACACTTCCTCTTTTACTAATCTCTCTGATAGGGTGGCATATTGTAAACAAGCTCTTCACCAATGTCAAGACAAGCTTAGTAGCTCACCCATGGACCCTACTCTTATTGATATGGAAAACACGTTGTTACAAGATTACCTGATGGTGAA GTTAGCTGACAGAAGAGTCAGAAACAGTATAGGAAGCATTCAGGATGAGAATGGGAAGCTATGTACAGAAACTAAAGAG GTGAGGGTTCAGGAGATTCTTGATGCTCTAAAGTCCATTGATAGGAACAAGAGTCCTGGTATTAATGGGTACTCCTCTGGGATTTTCTTATATGCTTGGAATTTGGTTGGTCATGATTTTAAAGCAGCTGTTTTTGAATTCTTTCAGACTTGCACAATGCCTAAAGCTGCTAACTTAACTCT GCTAAAGCAAGTTCTTGATTCCATTATTGGCCCTGCACAAGCTGCTTTTGTGGCTAACAGGGACACTTTTTATAATACTATTTTGGCTCATGAGCTAGTGTCTAAATGGCTGTGCATATCTCACTCCCAGATGCTTGTTAAAGGTTAA